taattaagtaagattatcactaattaattaattaagattatcactaattaattaaattttaacactaataatttaggggcattttagccatttaaaaaatatttttataagggaTGACCCAAATTAGGTTCTGGTGACCTTTTTGGTCCTCTagtgcatggcccccaattaattccgatggcccccaattaaactaggaagATAAagattgttttatttttgttttttgttaagcATAATCTTACTGATATAAAGAAAAGATGGATTTTTGGTAGAAGACCCATAAATTACTTAATTGTCCCAATCTTTTACGTATTTATGTAAATaccattgttttaaaaatagatcaaattttttaaaaacttgatatctttcaaaatatacaccggatttttaaaaaatttatatatttgaaaagctCTTTCAATTATCTAGGTAACAAGTACAAATAAGAATAGtaaatttttgttttagaaaaagAATTTCATGGCTTTCAAATTTAGTATCGTTGGATGAGTAAAAATTCAAACCCGTGCATCGCACATGTGTCCTTACTAGTAATTATAATGTTAATGACATAAATATGTATGCAATACTCAAAATTTAGAAGGATATAAATCTAAGGGTTATGTGCATGTGATTGTACGTATAACAAAATAATGGCATAGAACAAGTCCTTTAGAAGGGAGTTGCTAAGGTCTAAAGCCAAAAAGATGACCAAGTAAACAAGTTTTGGATGCCTAACATTACCAACCAAAGCCCCACTCCATCTCTCTCACTCTCTTACTTGCAGCTAAAAAAAGAGATTAGTTAATTGGTGACGTTTTGGTACCAAAGACAGTAACCAACCCCCACCCATACATATGTCTCTCCACATCAAACAAAGAAATACGAAAACCTTCTGTTTTTCTCCTCTCTAATTCAATGCAATTCAATCTCTTCCATTACTGTACAATTAGGTTATGCATATCATCACCAGTTATGTCATGCCAACTGTTTCTTCCTGTTATCATCATGTTGCTTTCAGTTTTCACTAAACAAGGTACCTAATTTGACTTATATTTTTTAAAAAGCTCtgctcttttctatatatatacaGTCTCTTTTTTATCATCCAACCCAAAAAGAAATCTGCATCCCATTTTTCTTCTGATCTTTTCATAAAAGTTCTTTTTAATGCAACCCATGTGTTTCTAATTACACTCTTTCTATATTTAGTTGTTTCCCATTTCAGTTTTCAGGTGTTTCTGTTGGCAATTTCTTTGGTAAACCCTCTTAAATATCTCTCTGTATTTGCAGTTGCATTAATGTGAATCAAACAATATttttgcaacacttataattatCCTTGTTTGTTGATTAGGTTTTGAAGCTTGAAGATTAATCTTGTTACAAATGGATAACCACACAAATGGGAAGAAGGTAGTTGAACTAAGTGTGGAGAAAGGAGAACCAACTTTGGTGCAACCAGCTGCAGAAACAAAGAAAGGTTTATATTACTTGTCGAATCTTGACCAGAATATTGCAGTTATAATTCAAACTATCTACTGCTTCAAGTCGGATGAGAAGGGAAATGAACTAGCCGCGGAAGTGATCAAGGACGCATTAGCAAAGGTTCTCGTTCATTATTACCCGCTCGCTGGTCGGCTTACGATTAGTACCGATGGTAAACTTATCGTTGATTGCACCGGTGAAGGTGGTGTTTTCGTTGAGGCAGAAGCTAACTGCAGAATGGAAGAGATTGGGAACATAACAAAACCTGATCCTGCTACTCTTGAAAAGCTGGTTCATAACATTCCCAGTGCTAAAAACATTCTTGAAATTCCTCCTCTCGTAGCTCAGGTACGTAAAATTTGACGATTTTGCCTAATAATTTCATATCTTGAAGGTGTCGTCTTAAACGTGTACTTCTGTTAATTTTCTTAGGTGACTAAGTTTAAGTGTGGAGGATTCGTTCTTGGCCTATGCATGAACCATTGTATGTTCGATGGACTTGCTGCAATGGAATTCGTGAACTCATGGGGTGAAATGGCAAGAGGTTTACCGCTAAGCATCCCACCGTACCTAGACAGGCACATACTTGATCCCAGAGACCCACCTAATGTAGAGTTCCCTCACCGTGAATTTGAAGAGATCGACGATGTATCAAACATTATGGACATGTACGACGAAGAAATGCAGTACAGATCGTTCTGTATCGGTCCCGAAAAGCTTGATTTGCTCAAGATGAAAGCCATGGAAGACGGGGTTCTTGAAAAGTG
This genomic stretch from Papaver somniferum cultivar HN1 chromosome 5, ASM357369v1, whole genome shotgun sequence harbors:
- the LOC113281088 gene encoding omega-hydroxypalmitate O-feruloyl transferase-like — its product is MDNHTNGKKVVELSVEKGEPTLVQPAAETKKGLYYLSNLDQNIAVIIQTIYCFKSDEKGNELAAEVIKDALAKVLVHYYPLAGRLTISTDGKLIVDCTGEGGVFVEAEANCRMEEIGNITKPDPATLEKLVHNIPSAKNILEIPPLVAQVTKFKCGGFVLGLCMNHCMFDGLAAMEFVNSWGEMARGLPLSIPPYLDRHILDPRDPPNVEFPHREFEEIDDVSNIMDMYDEEMQYRSFCIGPEKLDLLKMKAMEDGVLEKCTTFEALSGFVWRARCKALNLQPEQQTKLLFAVDGRARFNPPLPRGYFGNGIVLTNSLCSSGEILKNPLSFSAGLVQKAVKMVSDSYMRSAIDYFETTRARPSLAATLLITTWSRLPFHITDFGWGEPVLSGPVTLPQKEVILFLSHGTERKSINILLGLPTSAMKTFEQLMEI